In the genome of Planifilum fimeticola, one region contains:
- a CDS encoding phosphatase PAP2 family protein: MFQSAVSILMTGLVTLFLVLTVTLKKNPLSVILHFGRDLIKSKILLAHVLGAIFILLFNKFELIVESHLNTTDFTQYIYLFEGNITPLVQKWLEHDALTQVTTFFYVIVFTVMMFASLFVYHHEQDRRSLYALLYGLGLNYVIAIPFFLFVPVNETWYIHPEVSPLYLTAYPLFEDQYRFFSGLDNSFPSLHTSISLTLATIALRSRNVRFAWIAAVSAAVILFSVIYLGIHWYADVIAGILLASITTGLAYRLSEYPLGTRQLVLPSPNKTRAEHSSF, translated from the coding sequence GTGTTTCAATCCGCAGTCTCCATTCTGATGACGGGCCTTGTCACCCTGTTCCTTGTTTTGACCGTCACCTTGAAAAAAAATCCCCTTTCCGTCATCCTTCACTTCGGCAGGGATCTGATAAAAAGCAAGATCCTCCTCGCTCATGTGCTGGGCGCCATTTTCATTCTCCTGTTCAACAAATTCGAACTGATCGTGGAGTCCCATCTGAATACAACGGATTTCACCCAATACATATACCTGTTTGAAGGGAATATCACTCCCCTTGTTCAAAAGTGGCTGGAACATGACGCGCTCACCCAGGTGACGACCTTCTTTTATGTGATCGTTTTCACGGTGATGATGTTCGCCTCACTGTTCGTATACCACCACGAGCAGGACCGACGGTCCCTCTATGCGCTGCTGTACGGGCTCGGTCTCAATTACGTCATCGCCATCCCTTTTTTCCTGTTTGTACCGGTCAATGAAACCTGGTACATCCATCCCGAGGTTTCTCCCCTGTATCTGACGGCATATCCTCTTTTCGAGGATCAATACCGCTTTTTTTCCGGATTGGACAACTCCTTCCCCAGCCTACACACATCGATTTCCCTGACCCTGGCGACGATCGCCCTGCGGTCCCGCAATGTCCGCTTTGCGTGGATCGCCGCCGTTTCTGCGGCCGTCATCCTGTTTTCCGTCATCTACCTGGGAATTCACTGGTATGCCGATGTGATCGCCGGGATCCTGCTGGCCTCAATCACCACCGGCTTGGCCTATCGGCTGAGCGAATATCCCCTGGGAACGCGTCAACTGGTTCTGCCCTCCCCGAACAAGACCCGCGCCGAACATTCCTCCTTTTAA
- the yajC gene encoding preprotein translocase subunit YajC — protein MNNAFLAQLLPFILVLVVFWFLLIRPQQKRQKERNAMLQSLKKGDKVITIGGLHGTITDLTEDRVTLKVSDNTRLVFERSAVNAVIRPEEEAGEKKE, from the coding sequence TTGAATAACGCATTTTTGGCCCAGTTGCTTCCTTTTATCTTGGTGCTGGTCGTGTTTTGGTTTCTTCTGATTCGTCCCCAGCAGAAGAGGCAGAAGGAAAGGAACGCCATGCTGCAATCCCTGAAGAAGGGGGACAAGGTGATCACGATCGGCGGATTGCACGGGACGATCACCGACCTGACCGAAGATCGCGTCACCTTGAAGGTGAGCGACAACACCCGCCTGGTTTTCGAGCGTTCGGCGGTCAATGCGGTGATCCGTCCGGAGGAGGAAGCCGGGGAGAAAAAAGAGTGA